The Huiozyma naganishii CBS 8797 chromosome 6, complete genome genome includes a window with the following:
- the SOH1 gene encoding mediator complex subunit SOH1 (similar to Saccharomyces cerevisiae SOH1 (YGL127C); ancestral locus Anc_6.116) encodes MSDAVTGDGVEGVNGANGANGVNVADTAPPQPGPGPLPTRFEVELEFVQSLANVPYVTYLLTTQQHLWKSQQFQHYLKYLEYWCSPPYSQCIVYPNGLFVLKLINGFLETHASVNDDGLLDGVDELPRYLQLHGGELMNEMVQRWESA; translated from the coding sequence ATGTCCGATGCAGTAACTGGAGACGGCGTCGAGGGCGTCAACGGTGCCAACGGTGCCAACGGTGTCAACGTCGCCGACACGGCGCCTCCTCAGCCCGGACCCGGTCCCCTCCCCACTCGCTTTGAAGTGGAACTAGAGTTCGTCCAGTCGCTCGCAAACGTGCCCTACGTCACGTACTTGCTCACCACGCAGCAACACCTGTGGAAGAGCCAGCAGTTCCAACACTACCTCAAGTACCTGGAGTACTGGTGCTCCCCACCGTACTCCCAGTGCATAGTCTACCCGAACGGACTGTTCGTGCTCAAACTGATCAACGGGTTCCTGGAGACACACGCCTCAGTCAACGACGACGGTCTGCTAGACGGCGTCGACGAACTGCCCAGGTACTTGCAACTCCACGGCGGTGAACTCATGAACGAGATGGTCCAACGCTGGGAATCAGCCTAG
- the SCS3 gene encoding Scs3p (similar to Saccharomyces cerevisiae SCS3 (YGL126W); ancestral locus Anc_6.117), whose product MLGKLSRREVAVLLWCPFVVCTGHMLALCGWDGCLVASTKDSLLNTVFVKRGWFWTSTVFWWVVVRYRMEDSVTTRTPLLPLLRRYTITTAAWYVFTQQLWLNVPPLMDLVFVWSGGSCLLDPATTPGTLWLSTSAACRRHGGLWQGGHDPSGHMFLLSLMLMFLLSELPAGSSGGRRRGKHAAFASAAAAARFILWDEPGVLALALTACWTWALLVTAARFHTLPEQTSGLLAAVVAHLSARALG is encoded by the coding sequence ATGTTGGGCAAGCTGTCGAGGCGTGAAGTTGCCGTGTTGCTGTGGTGCCCCTTTGTGGTGTGCACGGGGCACATGCTTGCGTTATGTGGGTGGGACGGGTGCTTGGTTGCATCTACAAAGGATtctttgttgaacacgGTGTTTGTTAAGAGAGGGTGGTTCTGGACGAGTACTGTGTTCTGGTGGGTGGTGGTGAGGTACAGGATGGAAGATTCTGTCACTACCCGCACCCCGCTCCTCCCGCTACTCCGTCGATACACAATAACCACTGCTGCCTGGTACGTCTTCACACAACAGCTATGGCTAAACGTCCCACCACTAATGGACCTGGTGTTCGTGTGGTCCGGCGGCTCTTGCCTCCTGGACCCAGCTACCACCCCCGGAACACTCTGGCTGTCCACATCCGCTGCCTGCAGACGGCATGGCGGGTTATGGCAGGGCGGCCACGACCCCTCGGGCCACATGTTCCTGCTCTCGCTGATGCTTATGTTTCTGCTGTCTGAGCTGCCCGCGGGCAGCAGCGGTGGACGGCGCAGAGGCAAACACGCTGCGTTTgcctctgctgctgccgctgccCGCTTCATCCTCTGGGACGAACCGGGCGTACTCGCCCTCGCCCTCACCGCCTGCTGGACCTGGGCGCTGCTCGTGACCGCCGCGCGGTTCCACACCCTGCCGGAGCAGACCTCGGGCCTGCTCGCCGCCGTCGTCGCGCACCTCTCCGCCCGGGCGCTGGGGTAG
- the MET13 gene encoding methylenetetrahydrofolate reductase (NAD(P)H) MET13 (similar to Saccharomyces cerevisiae MET13 (YGL125W); ancestral locus Anc_6.122) — MKITDKLHSYHELSGKPTFSFEYFVPKTEQGVQNLYDRMDRMYEASLPQFVDITWNAGGGSNSTNRGITQQSTDLVATAQSVLGLETCMHLTCTNMPVQQIDNALESAFQSGCQNLLALRGDPPRGPLGGGDGDEWQPVEGGFRHASDLVRYIRAKYGDHFNIGVAGYPEGHPEEKNPENNLLYLREKVDAGADFIITQMFYDAGRFVEWCRQVRQAGVEVPIIPGIMPITTFAAFLRRASWGSVHIPQRFLDVLTPIKDDDELVREMGTALVVQMCQTVLDSGYVNHLHIYTMNLEKAPLMILERLRLLPTDAELVGTGASLLPWRKSLNPNRRREEVRPIFWKKRPYSYVARTSQWAEDEFPNGRFGDSSSPAFGDLDLCGSSLIRQSRKRALELWSTPRTLNDLGQLVNNYLTGKIVCLPWSDTPLDHEVDTMLTRLLHLNSNGIFTINSQPQINGVRSNDKIHGWGPRDGYVYQKQYLEFLLPRGKLASLQSRLQGNEIMTYFAIDRRDDLVSNHPDGSRANAVTWGIFPGREVLQPTIVERVSFLAWKEEFYRILEEWKLLLKENNENESASLIDTIINEYYLINIVDNDYISQEDNIYNLLTTL, encoded by the coding sequence ATGAAGATCACTGATAAGTTGCACAGCTACCATGAGTTGTCCGGGAAACCGACCTTCTCCTTCGAGTACTTCGTCCCCAAGACCGAGCAAGGTGTGCAGAACCTGTACGACCGGATGGATAGGATGTACGAGGCGTCGCTGCCTCAATTCGTAGATATCACTTGGAACGCAGGCGGGGGgagcaacagcaccaacaGGGGGATCACGCAGCAGTCGACGGACCTTGTCGCTACAGCACAGTCTGTGCTCGGGTTGGAGACATGCATGCATCTCACGTGTACCAATATGCCCGTGCAGCAGATCGACAACGCTCTCGAGAGTGCTTTCCAGTCTGGGTGTCAGAATTTATTGGCCCTGAGGGGGGATCCTCCCAGGGGCCCCCtcggtggtggtgacggtgacgagTGGCAGCCCGTTGAAGGTGGGTTCCGGCACGCGAGTGACCTGGTCAGGTACATCAGAGCGAAATACGGGGATCATTTCAATATCGGGGTCGCTGGGTACCCTGAGGGACACccggaggagaagaacccAGAGAACAATCTGTTGTACTTGAGGGAGAAAGTGGACGCCGGTGCGgatttcatcatcactcAGATGTTCTACGACGCGGGGAGGTTTGTCGAATGGTGTCGTCAAGTGAGACAGGCCGGGGTCGAAGTGCCCATCATCCCGGGGATTATGCCAATCACCACGTTCGCTGCGTTTCTGAGGAGAGCCTCGTGGGGGTCGGTCCATATCCCACAGAGGTTTCTGGACGTGTTGACCCCAATTAAAGATGATGACGAGCTGGTCAGAGAGATGGGGACTGCTCTGGTGGTCCAGATGTGCCAGACAGTGTTGGACTCAGGGTACGTCAACCATTTGCACATCTACACCATGAACTTGGAAAAGGCTCCCCTTATGATCCTGGAGAGACTTCGCTTGCTACCCACAGACGCAGAACTCGTCGGCACTGGCGCCTCCCTGTTGCCTTGGAGGAAATCCCTTAACCCAAACAGAAGACGCGAGGAGGTAAGACCCATTTTCTGGAAGAAGAGACCTTACTCGTACGTCGCTAGGACTTCACAGTGGGCAGAGGATGAGTTCCCAAACGGCCGGTTCGGGGACTCTTCCTCCCCTGCGTTCGGTGACTTGGATCTCTGCGGGTCATCCCTCATCAGACAGTCCCGTAAACGTGCCCTCGAATTGTGGTCCACCCCCAGGACACTCAACGACTTGGGGCAACTTGTCAACAACTACCTGACGGGGAAGATCGTCTGTTTACCTTGGTCAGACACTCCACTGGACCACGAAGTGGACACAATGTTGACCCGCTTGCTCCAcctcaacagcaacggGATCTTCACCATCAACTCGCAACCACAGATCAACGGCGTCAGATCAAACGATAAGATCCACGGGTGGGGGCCCCGCGACGGGTACGTCTACCAGAAACAGTACCTCGAGTTTTTGCTCCCAAGGGGGAAACTGGCCTCCTTGCAGAGTAGACTCCAGGGGAACGAGATCATGACGTACTTCGCCATCGACAGGAGAGACGACCTCGTCAGTAACCACCCGGACGGGTCCCGCGCCAACGCGGTCACTTGGGGGATCTTCCCAGGTAGAGAGGTCCTTCAACCGACCATCGTCGAACGGGTCTCCTTCCTCGCTTGGAAGGAGGAATTCTACAGGATCCTTGAAGAATGGAAACTGCTTCTAAAGGAGAACAACGAAAACGAAAGCGCCTCATTGATCGACACGATCATCAACGAGTACTACCTCATCAACATCGTCGACAACGACTACATCTCCCAGGAGGACAACATCTACAACCTCTTGACGACTTTGTAG